A DNA window from Deltaproteobacteria bacterium contains the following coding sequences:
- a CDS encoding YggS family pyridoxal phosphate-dependent enzyme, whose protein sequence is MLNKPPPEGGVTQGLEEIKARIESACHRSKRSVSEIRLIAVAKGQPVEKIAEAIRAGVTDIGENYVQEMLEHREAIGKSGWLGSGARPRATGEHGWAEPETGPALIHWHFIGHLQKNKVRKIIDDVELIHAVDSPSLVQEIHNQAKKVGKEQSILLEINLGQEESKSGFPYSDELFDLIPQINELDSVLLRGLMVIPPFDEDPEKTRPFFRHLREIRDKINSRKLYKNQLTELSMGMTHDFEVAIQEGATMVRIGTGIFGPRL, encoded by the coding sequence ATGTTAAACAAGCCCCCCCCGGAAGGGGGCGTTACTCAGGGCCTTGAAGAGATCAAAGCCCGGATCGAATCTGCCTGTCACCGTTCTAAACGCTCGGTATCCGAGATCAGATTAATTGCGGTGGCCAAAGGTCAACCGGTGGAAAAGATAGCTGAGGCGATTCGAGCTGGCGTTACCGATATCGGTGAGAATTACGTGCAGGAGATGTTGGAGCATCGGGAAGCTATTGGTAAGAGCGGGTGGCTCGGGTCGGGCGCCCGCCCGCGCGCAACGGGTGAGCACGGGTGGGCGGAACCCGAGACAGGACCCGCTCTAATTCACTGGCACTTCATCGGACACTTACAAAAAAACAAGGTCAGAAAAATCATCGATGACGTCGAACTGATCCATGCCGTTGATTCCCCCTCCCTCGTGCAGGAGATCCACAATCAGGCCAAGAAGGTCGGCAAGGAACAATCGATTCTCCTCGAAATCAATCTCGGTCAGGAGGAATCAAAGTCAGGATTTCCCTATTCAGATGAACTGTTTGATCTGATTCCACAAATAAACGAACTCGATTCCGTCTTGCTGAGAGGCCTCATGGTGATCCCCCCTTTTGACGAGGATCCAGAGAAGACCCGCCCCTTTTTCCGACATCTGCGAGAGATACGAGACAAAATTAATTCTAGAAAACTCTACAAAAACCAACTAACAGAGCTCTCGATGGGGATGACACACGATTTCGAGGTCGCGATTCAGGAGGGGGCGACGATGGTGAGGATCGGGACGGGAATTTTTGGGCCACGATTATGA
- a CDS encoding pyrroline-5-carboxylate reductase produces MKKTKIKLGFIGCGNMGQALVTALIKKKIFKGSEIGATTLHPEKKRLLRKKYKIQLFDTNAELAQSAPLILLAVKPQQMKEVLQEIAAVITPRHLVITIAAGLDTLFYLRFLPKGTRLIRAMPNTPSLLGMGATGLFSAPSAKKSDRQLALKIFSAVGKALFIPQEEWLDIVTALSGAGPAFVYHFIDSMIKGATQLGLPEEIARPLFLETVKGAVEMIRSVKEPIDVLISRVASKGGTTEAGLNLMREKGFAEILRQTVEAATNRAKELRGQT; encoded by the coding sequence ATGAAAAAAACAAAAATAAAACTCGGTTTCATCGGCTGCGGCAACATGGGTCAGGCGCTTGTCACCGCGCTCATAAAGAAAAAAATATTCAAGGGCTCAGAAATCGGTGCCACAACACTTCACCCTGAAAAGAAGCGGCTCCTTCGAAAAAAATACAAGATTCAACTCTTCGATACCAACGCAGAGTTGGCACAATCCGCACCGCTGATCCTGCTCGCCGTAAAACCACAACAGATGAAAGAGGTCCTGCAGGAAATCGCCGCCGTGATCACCCCAAGACATCTCGTGATCACGATTGCTGCTGGCCTCGATACCCTTTTTTATCTCCGCTTTCTCCCAAAAGGGACCCGACTGATTCGGGCAATGCCGAATACACCAAGCCTCCTCGGGATGGGAGCCACCGGCCTTTTCTCAGCGCCCTCCGCAAAAAAATCAGATCGCCAATTGGCGCTCAAGATTTTTTCCGCCGTCGGCAAGGCGCTCTTTATCCCTCAGGAAGAATGGCTCGATATTGTGACAGCACTCTCTGGGGCCGGACCTGCCTTCGTCTATCATTTTATTGACTCCATGATTAAAGGGGCGACACAGCTCGGTCTCCCGGAAGAAATTGCCCGCCCCCTTTTTCTTGAAACGGTCAAGGGGGCGGTTGAAATGATAAGGTCTGTTAAAGAGCCGATCGACGTCTTAATATCACGAGTCGCCTCGAAGGGGGGGACGACAGAGGCGGGACTTAATCTTATGAGGGAAAAAGGTTTTGCTGAAATTCTGAGACAAACGGTCGAGGCAGCAACAAACCGAGCAAAGGAGCTCCGAGGCCAAACATGA
- a CDS encoding YggT family protein → MTFLGYLVLTVARILGFFIDIYTFIVAIAVIISWVNPDPYNPIVRFLHLATEPVFRRVRRLIPSSIFYRTRIDFSPLIVFILLIILETFVIGLLRELANSLLSK, encoded by the coding sequence ATGACCTTTTTAGGCTATCTCGTTCTTACTGTCGCCAGAATCCTTGGATTCTTCATTGATATCTACACATTCATCGTTGCGATTGCGGTCATTATCAGCTGGGTAAATCCTGACCCCTATAACCCGATTGTCCGCTTCCTCCACCTCGCTACAGAGCCGGTTTTTCGAAGGGTAAGACGCCTGATCCCCTCCTCTATTTTCTATCGAACACGAATCGATTTCTCTCCATTAATCGTCTTTATCTTATTGATTATATTAGAGACTTTCGTCATTGGCCTCCTGAGGGAACTAGCAAACTCGTTGTTATCAAAATAA
- a CDS encoding serine/threonine protein kinase, with protein sequence MAVEDVKGAEKEESSFEPKPFGRYVLLDKLAVGGMAEIYKAKTYGVDGFEKLLAIKRILPHCAADKEFISMLIDEAKLTVLLSHANIVQVFDLGKVGDDYFISMEFINGTNLREVMTRLAQKGEKLPEEIAVYIMSECCKGLDYAHRKTDYQGIPLNIVHRDISPQNILVSFEGEIKIVDFGIAKAAMNVSHTMAGILKGKIAYMSPEQALGKPIDHRTDIFSAGVVLYEMLTGEKLFTGETQFEVLNKIRTTRLNTTMLPEQLPASVKAILCKALAYNPKDRYQSVGDFQLDLTKFLYSSFIDFSPRHLASLLQKMFSKEIARKAAIPQLDDKTRSVLIKQAEQEDIMVHGSSQPRAAVTQKTAVSGIYSLPGVKKAGRMAIGLGILAAAAGLGYFGYQFFKPEAKREVVVQKTTPVQKERTPPPAAPEAVDIGSFRVATNPSGAQIFLNDADTGLTTPSTLQKLPLGREYEIRLVKKQYKEFKKKFALMTTEPILIDEPLEALPLGVIDISSSPAGAKIFLDGQNTGKATPSKIENLHVPKDYQIKLALEGHADWFGGVQVKDLEPVKLIATLTNLPKIEQPSAPPPSTAEKPKAARYGKLDIRSNPSQAKILLDGKDTGEVTPSTFDQLEAGRKLNVTLQKEGYEAWSRRGLTIKGNETANVSASLNPEIKEEAKPEPHTPTTAAIGGKPASLKLDSEPSGADVYVNAEFKGTTPVTVTSIPAGAVKLLISKQGYLRYSSNITLDAGELKSLGTIQLQGLFGEISINSTPPRANIYFDGDMIPPKTPVTINKVPRDRKHTIRIQLDGYEPWETTVDLSSEGNKKYNAVLEKK encoded by the coding sequence ATGGCAGTAGAGGATGTAAAAGGGGCAGAGAAAGAAGAATCTTCATTCGAGCCAAAACCGTTTGGCCGCTATGTCCTTTTGGACAAATTAGCTGTTGGTGGAATGGCGGAGATTTACAAGGCGAAGACCTACGGTGTCGATGGTTTTGAAAAACTCCTCGCCATCAAGAGAATCCTTCCTCATTGCGCCGCAGACAAAGAATTCATCAGCATGTTGATTGATGAGGCGAAACTTACCGTCCTCCTCTCCCATGCCAATATCGTCCAGGTTTTTGATCTGGGAAAAGTTGGCGATGACTATTTCATCTCGATGGAATTCATCAATGGCACCAATCTGCGCGAGGTCATGACCCGATTGGCTCAAAAAGGAGAAAAACTGCCGGAAGAGATCGCCGTCTATATCATGAGCGAATGTTGCAAGGGGCTCGATTATGCCCATCGAAAAACCGACTATCAGGGAATTCCATTGAACATCGTCCACCGGGACATCAGCCCCCAAAATATTCTTGTTTCTTTTGAAGGTGAAATAAAAATCGTCGATTTTGGAATTGCGAAGGCGGCGATGAATGTTTCCCACACGATGGCCGGCATTCTGAAAGGGAAAATCGCCTACATGTCTCCAGAACAGGCTTTGGGAAAACCGATTGATCACCGAACGGATATCTTTTCGGCAGGGGTTGTCCTCTACGAGATGTTGACCGGGGAAAAACTGTTTACGGGAGAAACACAGTTTGAAGTCTTAAACAAGATTCGAACAACCCGTCTCAACACCACAATGCTCCCCGAACAACTTCCCGCCTCAGTCAAGGCGATCCTCTGCAAGGCCCTCGCTTACAATCCAAAAGATCGCTATCAAAGCGTGGGAGATTTTCAGCTCGATCTGACGAAATTCCTTTATTCCTCATTTATCGATTTTTCACCGAGACATCTCGCCTCCCTGCTCCAAAAAATGTTCTCAAAAGAGATCGCCAGAAAAGCGGCCATCCCTCAACTCGACGACAAGACAAGGTCCGTCCTGATCAAGCAGGCAGAGCAAGAAGACATCATGGTTCATGGAAGCTCTCAGCCACGGGCAGCGGTGACGCAAAAAACGGCGGTTTCCGGGATCTATTCCCTCCCCGGAGTCAAAAAGGCAGGGCGAATGGCGATCGGTCTCGGCATCCTGGCCGCTGCAGCCGGTCTTGGTTACTTCGGCTATCAATTTTTCAAACCGGAGGCAAAACGAGAGGTGGTTGTTCAAAAAACAACACCGGTTCAAAAAGAGAGGACACCGCCACCAGCGGCTCCAGAGGCGGTCGATATCGGAAGTTTCCGGGTAGCAACGAATCCCTCCGGCGCCCAGATATTTTTGAACGATGCCGATACCGGACTGACAACCCCCTCCACACTCCAGAAACTCCCGTTGGGAAGGGAATACGAAATCCGGCTTGTGAAAAAACAGTATAAGGAATTCAAAAAGAAATTTGCCCTCATGACGACCGAACCGATCCTGATTGATGAGCCTCTCGAGGCGTTGCCACTTGGCGTTATCGATATCAGCTCGTCACCCGCCGGCGCCAAGATCTTCCTTGATGGTCAAAATACCGGGAAGGCCACTCCCTCGAAAATCGAAAATCTTCATGTCCCGAAGGATTATCAGATCAAATTGGCATTAGAGGGGCATGCCGACTGGTTTGGAGGGGTTCAGGTCAAAGATCTGGAACCGGTAAAGCTGATTGCAACACTGACGAATCTTCCCAAAATCGAACAACCCTCTGCCCCTCCCCCCTCAACTGCAGAAAAACCCAAGGCAGCTCGATACGGGAAATTGGATATTCGATCCAACCCTTCTCAGGCAAAAATTCTTCTCGATGGAAAAGATACCGGAGAAGTAACCCCTTCCACTTTTGACCAGCTTGAAGCAGGCAGAAAACTCAACGTCACCCTGCAGAAAGAGGGATATGAAGCCTGGAGTCGTCGAGGCCTTACCATCAAGGGAAATGAGACCGCTAATGTCAGCGCCTCTCTCAACCCGGAAATTAAAGAGGAGGCAAAACCGGAGCCGCATACTCCCACAACAGCGGCGATCGGCGGAAAACCGGCATCACTTAAATTGGATTCGGAACCGTCAGGGGCCGATGTTTATGTCAATGCTGAGTTCAAGGGAACAACACCCGTCACGGTTACCAGTATTCCTGCAGGTGCCGTGAAGCTTTTGATTTCGAAACAAGGCTACTTGCGTTATTCATCGAATATCACGCTCGATGCCGGGGAATTGAAATCATTGGGGACAATCCAGCTCCAAGGCCTCTTCGGAGAAATCAGCATCAATTCAACTCCTCCACGGGCCAATATCTATTTCGACGGAGATATGATCCCCCCCAAGACACCGGTCACAATCAACAAAGTCCCACGAGACCGCAAGCATACCATTCGCATTCAGCTCGATGGCTACGAACCTTGGGAAACGACCGTGGATCTCAGCTCGGAAGGAAATAAAAAATACAATGCTGTTTTGGAAAAAAAATGA
- a CDS encoding sigma 54-interacting transcriptional regulator, with translation MDPKPVTVDVDTQLIGKEDQKDVVFQRKCQLVVIEGSGKGKKFPLSRSKFQVGKKETNDMVVDDKTVSRNHLEIVQSEDRYLLRDLESTNGTYINDIRVKEAFLSPGDVIRLGKTRIEFTAFDEKVQIEPSTKEEFGPLRGRSRKMRQIFSILEKISPTNATVIIEGETGTGKDVVARAIHEYSPRKNKLFVVFDCGGVAENLIESELFGHVKGAFTGAVSSRRGAFEEANGGTIFLDEIGELSLDLQPKLLRALEQREVKKVGANDSAPIDVRVICATNRNLRKEVSEGRFREDLYYRLSVVKINVPPLRERPDDIGPLIEHCLATNKFNLKPDGSLRVTRVDDDALKMLSRYQWPGNVRELINILERMVPLVEGNTIAGQHVSYVFEQIEKEDDEATERMPVDMGLPFKEAKQKIVEGFEKDYLAALLRRNNYNISKTAREAGIDRKHIRNLLKKYGILGDVEEGE, from the coding sequence ATGGATCCGAAACCTGTTACTGTTGATGTCGACACACAACTGATCGGGAAAGAAGATCAAAAAGATGTCGTCTTTCAACGTAAATGCCAATTGGTTGTTATTGAAGGATCCGGCAAGGGAAAGAAATTCCCGCTCTCAAGATCCAAGTTTCAGGTGGGGAAAAAAGAAACAAATGACATGGTGGTTGATGACAAGACGGTCTCAAGAAATCATCTGGAAATTGTTCAGTCAGAAGATCGCTATCTCTTGAGAGATCTTGAAAGCACCAACGGCACCTATATCAATGACATTCGCGTCAAGGAGGCGTTCCTGTCTCCGGGTGACGTGATCCGACTTGGAAAAACCAGGATCGAATTTACCGCTTTCGACGAGAAAGTTCAGATCGAGCCGTCTACGAAGGAGGAGTTCGGTCCTCTGCGCGGTCGGTCTCGAAAGATGCGCCAGATCTTCAGCATCCTCGAAAAAATCTCACCGACAAACGCCACGGTCATTATCGAGGGAGAAACCGGAACAGGAAAAGATGTGGTCGCCCGGGCGATCCATGAGTACAGCCCACGCAAAAACAAGCTGTTTGTCGTCTTCGACTGTGGAGGCGTGGCAGAAAACTTGATTGAGAGCGAACTTTTTGGGCATGTGAAGGGGGCCTTTACGGGAGCCGTTTCGAGTCGACGCGGGGCCTTCGAAGAGGCGAATGGAGGGACAATTTTCCTGGATGAAATCGGCGAGCTCTCGCTCGACCTCCAACCAAAACTTCTGAGGGCCCTCGAACAACGTGAAGTCAAAAAGGTCGGGGCGAATGATTCGGCCCCGATCGATGTGCGTGTCATCTGCGCGACAAATCGTAATCTTCGCAAAGAGGTCAGCGAAGGACGATTCCGGGAAGACCTTTACTATCGGTTGTCGGTTGTAAAGATTAACGTCCCTCCGCTTCGGGAACGTCCGGACGATATTGGCCCTCTCATCGAACATTGCCTGGCGACCAACAAATTTAATCTGAAACCGGATGGATCCCTTCGGGTCACCCGTGTCGACGATGACGCCCTTAAAATGCTGTCGCGATACCAGTGGCCCGGGAACGTCCGTGAGCTGATCAACATACTTGAGAGAATGGTCCCGCTCGTCGAGGGAAACACGATCGCAGGACAACATGTTTCTTATGTTTTTGAGCAAATCGAAAAAGAGGATGATGAGGCGACGGAACGAATGCCGGTCGATATGGGACTTCCCTTCAAGGAGGCGAAGCAAAAAATCGTTGAGGGGTTTGAAAAAGACTATCTCGCCGCCCTCCTCCGCAGAAACAATTACAATATCTCGAAGACCGCGCGTGAGGCGGGCATTGATCGAAAGCATATTCGAAATCTGCTTAAGAAGTACGGGATCCTCGGGGACGTGGAGGAGGGGGAGTAG
- a CDS encoding tetratricopeptide repeat protein yields MPLDETRRPFEEDDRGRVLDPNPERKRFLTELFYKFARGRLSISDLARFPKKKLMRLAEIGYFKYKYGRYQEAMKIFETLIAVDNANPYYHTALGGVYQKMGRYVDAVVEYTRAYRLNPKDLCVFVNRGEIYLKHKNFRKAAEDFRNAIVLDSEGKSLWANRARSLVIALKRNLEMRQRMRKPATPPPPRPRGSRTS; encoded by the coding sequence ATGCCTCTTGACGAAACAAGACGACCCTTCGAAGAAGACGACCGAGGACGCGTTCTCGATCCAAATCCGGAACGAAAACGTTTCCTGACGGAACTTTTTTACAAATTTGCCAGGGGCCGGCTTTCGATCTCCGATCTCGCCCGATTTCCCAAGAAAAAACTGATGCGTCTTGCCGAGATAGGATACTTCAAATACAAGTATGGCCGCTATCAGGAGGCGATGAAGATTTTCGAGACGCTTATCGCCGTCGACAATGCGAATCCCTACTATCATACCGCGCTCGGGGGGGTTTACCAAAAAATGGGACGTTACGTCGATGCCGTAGTGGAATACACGCGGGCCTATCGTCTAAATCCGAAGGATCTCTGCGTTTTTGTGAATCGCGGGGAGATCTATCTCAAGCATAAAAACTTCCGAAAGGCGGCTGAGGATTTTCGGAATGCAATCGTCCTCGATTCGGAAGGGAAGAGTCTCTGGGCGAATCGTGCCCGTTCACTCGTGATAGCGTTGAAGAGAAATTTGGAGATGCGGCAGAGGATGAGGAAGCCTGCTACTCCCCCTCCTCCACGTCCCCGAGGATCCCGTACTTCTTAA
- a CDS encoding tetratricopeptide repeat protein, with the protein MAVAAKKKGDTEKKKETANPLQEEVIKQLEEALKKVSPEKLTEAKKRVAELTKGDLSWTELFALPPEKLQQMATIGYEQFKSGGYDRAEKIFRGLTIIDPENYYYHQMLGATFQRQEKYAEAILEYSVAVDLNQKDTVSYTNRGESYLAMGLLPLANQDFDKAISFDKEGSDRWANRARMLKEQVKIRGDKK; encoded by the coding sequence GTGGCCGTGGCGGCGAAAAAGAAGGGGGATACCGAAAAGAAGAAGGAAACGGCAAACCCACTTCAAGAAGAGGTCATCAAGCAACTTGAAGAGGCGCTGAAGAAGGTCTCCCCGGAAAAATTGACTGAGGCGAAGAAGAGAGTGGCGGAGCTCACGAAAGGGGATCTTTCGTGGACGGAACTTTTTGCCCTCCCCCCTGAGAAACTCCAACAGATGGCGACGATCGGTTATGAGCAGTTCAAATCGGGTGGTTACGACCGGGCTGAGAAGATCTTCAGGGGCTTAACAATCATTGATCCTGAAAATTATTATTACCATCAGATGTTGGGGGCAACCTTTCAACGTCAGGAGAAGTACGCCGAGGCGATCCTGGAATATTCTGTTGCGGTTGATCTCAATCAAAAGGACACCGTTTCATACACGAACCGGGGCGAGTCTTATTTGGCGATGGGTCTTCTCCCTCTGGCGAATCAGGATTTCGACAAGGCGATCTCTTTCGACAAGGAGGGGAGTGATCGTTGGGCAAACAGAGCACGCATGTTAAAAGAACAGGTGAAGATTAGAGGAGATAAGAAATAA
- a CDS encoding ATP-binding protein, whose amino-acid sequence MDVKSFNELLAQGEIDREDMWPHLAEMKSRVVQFRFEFGLEELPLEPGLITIRGPRQYGKSTWLEMHLKKSIQDYGRGSAFYLNGDELASPEDLVREIENLEASYSPDAKVKRLFIDEITAVTGWERGIKRVIDQGLLRNILVITTGSKASDLRRGSEKLPGRKGRLKKSEFLFLPISYREFHRLCGHKLGEKSWIAYLLTGGSPLACNDIYESEHLPEYFIQLIRDWVMGEVVASGRSRVALTQILPILFRGGGQPIGYAKLARESGLANNTVASGYLEQLSDLLAVLPAWPWDTNAGILQIRKRCKFHFINLAVAIAFHPAALRSIDQFETLTTEMQGMFMEWLVAQEVWRRSVLAGADNPEAIGFWGSKDHEIDFVTPNHELIEVKRGRAGPLDFSWFSKSFPHGHLAVICGTPFQTSHVTGMTLEQFLLAGG is encoded by the coding sequence ATGGACGTTAAGTCTTTTAACGAACTTTTGGCGCAAGGTGAGATCGACCGCGAAGATATGTGGCCTCATTTGGCCGAGATGAAATCCAGGGTGGTGCAATTCCGGTTTGAATTCGGCCTCGAGGAACTCCCACTGGAGCCGGGCCTGATTACTATCCGCGGCCCCCGACAGTACGGAAAAAGCACATGGCTTGAAATGCACCTAAAAAAATCGATCCAGGATTATGGACGTGGATCCGCCTTCTATCTCAATGGAGACGAACTGGCCTCTCCGGAGGATCTGGTACGGGAAATAGAAAACCTGGAGGCCTCCTATTCCCCCGATGCAAAAGTGAAGCGTTTGTTCATTGATGAAATTACGGCCGTCACCGGTTGGGAGCGGGGTATCAAGCGGGTGATCGACCAAGGGCTCCTGAGAAATATCCTCGTGATCACGACCGGTTCAAAGGCATCGGACCTCCGCCGAGGATCGGAAAAACTCCCCGGTCGCAAGGGGAGATTGAAGAAAAGCGAGTTCTTGTTTCTCCCCATTTCGTACCGGGAGTTCCACCGTCTCTGCGGACACAAGCTGGGGGAAAAGAGCTGGATCGCCTATCTCCTGACCGGAGGCTCCCCCTTGGCCTGCAACGACATTTATGAATCTGAACACCTCCCCGAATACTTCATTCAACTGATCCGGGACTGGGTTATGGGAGAAGTCGTCGCCTCGGGCAGGAGCCGGGTTGCCCTAACCCAAATTCTGCCGATCCTCTTCAGAGGCGGCGGGCAACCGATCGGATATGCCAAACTGGCCCGCGAATCGGGCCTCGCAAACAACACGGTGGCAAGCGGCTATCTGGAACAGCTCTCCGACCTTTTGGCCGTTCTCCCCGCCTGGCCGTGGGATACCAATGCCGGTATTCTGCAAATCAGAAAACGATGCAAATTCCATTTCATCAACCTTGCCGTAGCGATCGCTTTTCACCCGGCGGCACTGCGTTCCATCGATCAGTTCGAGACGCTCACTACGGAAATGCAGGGAATGTTTATGGAATGGTTGGTCGCTCAGGAGGTTTGGCGGCGATCTGTTCTGGCCGGAGCAGACAACCCTGAAGCGATCGGCTTTTGGGGCTCGAAGGATCATGAAATTGATTTTGTGACTCCAAACCACGAGTTGATCGAAGTCAAACGCGGACGGGCGGGCCCACTTGATTTTAGCTGGTTCTCTAAATCATTTCCCCACGGTCACCTGGCCGTGATCTGTGGCACCCCGTTTCAAACCAGCCATGTCACCGGAATGACGCTGGAGCAGTTTCTGCTGGCCGGAGGGTAA
- a CDS encoding antitoxin, RHH family protein: MSTKNPRVMVVLESPLYHWIRKVAKKDGLSLSMKLRDLVREAYESYEDRYWSRAAGKRAKNFDPSKALTHGEFWKKAGL; this comes from the coding sequence ATGAGTACAAAAAATCCAAGGGTCATGGTCGTTCTTGAAAGTCCACTTTATCACTGGATTCGCAAGGTGGCCAAGAAGGACGGGCTCTCCCTCTCCATGAAATTACGAGATCTGGTCCGCGAAGCCTATGAAAGTTATGAAGACCGCTACTGGTCACGCGCGGCGGGCAAGAGGGCAAAAAACTTTGATCCGTCCAAGGCTCTTACACATGGGGAATTCTGGAAAAAAGCGGGACTCTGA
- a CDS encoding type II toxin-antitoxin system RelE/ParE family toxin: protein MSFEILYDRNCLEKDIHRLDKPTLKRIKSTIEERLSIAPTDFGKPLRYTGENLWSLRVGDWRIIYKITENQIWILKIGHRREVYNFLLTK, encoded by the coding sequence TTGTCATTTGAAATCCTCTACGACCGAAACTGTCTGGAAAAGGATATCCACCGACTGGACAAACCAACTTTAAAGCGAATCAAATCGACGATCGAGGAACGCCTCTCCATAGCACCAACCGATTTCGGAAAGCCGTTAAGATATACGGGAGAAAATCTTTGGAGTCTTCGAGTCGGAGATTGGCGGATCATCTACAAAATCACTGAAAATCAGATCTGGATTCTAAAGATCGGTCATCGGAGAGAGGTTTATAATTTTCTGCTTACGAAATAA
- a CDS encoding type II toxin-antitoxin system prevent-host-death family antitoxin, translated as MAHTYSIYEAKAKLSEVLRMVKKGQETVITERGTPIAKVVPFKEKTASTLDERLKELEARGLVRRSRKSASLPSPIPRPGALKRFLADRE; from the coding sequence ATGGCTCACACCTATTCTATCTACGAGGCGAAGGCGAAACTCTCTGAGGTCTTACGGATGGTAAAGAAGGGACAAGAGACGGTCATTACTGAAAGAGGAACACCGATTGCCAAAGTGGTTCCTTTCAAAGAAAAAACCGCATCGACCCTGGACGAAAGATTAAAAGAACTTGAGGCGCGAGGCCTTGTGCGACGATCCAGAAAATCGGCATCCCTCCCATCACCCATTCCAAGGCCCGGCGCCTTGAAAAGATTTCTTGCGGATCGAGAATGA
- a CDS encoding PIN domain-containing protein, with product MTKIYVDSSVVVAMLFGEEKSPKYREIFARQSEILSSYLLEAEVYASARREKIPLDSASKLLTDVTLIAPGRSLEYEYQKVFQHGYCRGGDAFHLAMMVHIDPDFSSLELLTADRQQEEIARKIGIKIFQES from the coding sequence ATGACAAAAATCTACGTCGATTCATCGGTTGTTGTTGCCATGCTTTTTGGTGAAGAGAAGTCTCCAAAATATCGTGAAATCTTTGCCCGGCAGAGTGAGATATTGAGTTCTTATCTTCTTGAAGCAGAGGTCTATGCCTCAGCAAGAAGAGAAAAGATACCTCTCGATAGCGCATCGAAGCTTTTGACTGATGTCACACTCATTGCACCTGGTCGCTCTTTAGAATACGAATATCAAAAAGTTTTCCAGCATGGTTATTGCCGCGGAGGCGATGCGTTTCATCTAGCCATGATGGTCCACATCGATCCTGACTTCTCCAGCCTGGAACTCCTCACAGCCGATCGACAGCAAGAAGAGATCGCCCGAAAGATCGGGATCAAGATTTTCCAAGAAAGTTGA
- a CDS encoding flagellar biosynthetic protein FliR — MEKIFQLAGVPTIDWRFALVVASLIFVRLMMITATIPFLTGKPVPGMVKVGLALALLVFLYPYISATLPAKTTIPPLMMMILYFKEAFYGIAIGFASSIVFHGFQATGLVIDNQRGAAQARLLIPQFGQESSVFGQFEYLLGIVIFLVAGGHLLFFKTVVESYELLPILTLPKSQPDVVALVDEFIRLTGIVLILSMQLCAPVLIAIFIADVILGTISKTAPSINVWELGFVVRGVLGVLIVFLGIGLIASQMEKLSLGMIPQVERIINFLGKS, encoded by the coding sequence ATGGAAAAAATTTTCCAACTCGCCGGCGTTCCGACCATCGACTGGCGATTTGCCCTTGTCGTCGCGAGTCTTATATTTGTCCGACTCATGATGATCACGGCGACGATCCCGTTTCTGACCGGCAAACCGGTGCCGGGGATGGTCAAGGTCGGTCTTGCGTTGGCGCTGCTTGTTTTTCTGTATCCGTATATCTCGGCGACACTTCCCGCGAAGACCACGATCCCGCCTCTCATGATGATGATTCTCTATTTCAAGGAGGCGTTTTACGGGATCGCGATCGGTTTCGCCTCATCGATTGTCTTTCATGGTTTTCAGGCGACGGGACTTGTGATCGATAACCAACGCGGGGCGGCGCAGGCGAGGTTGCTGATCCCGCAGTTCGGTCAAGAGAGCTCGGTCTTTGGACAGTTCGAATATCTGCTGGGGATCGTCATCTTCCTCGTAGCGGGAGGGCATCTCCTCTTTTTCAAGACAGTCGTGGAGAGCTATGAACTTCTTCCGATTCTCACGCTCCCGAAATCCCAACCTGATGTTGTTGCGCTCGTCGATGAGTTTATCCGGTTGACCGGTATTGTCTTGATCCTCTCGATGCAGCTTTGCGCCCCCGTCCTGATCGCGATCTTCATTGCCGACGTGATCCTCGGGACGATCAGCAAGACCGCCCCGTCGATCAATGTCTGGGAGTTAGGCTTCGTCGTGCGCGGTGTCCTCGGTGTCCTGATCGTTTTCCTGGGGATCGGCCTGATCGCCTCACAGATGGAGAAGCTCAGTCTCGGGATGATCCCGCAGGTGGAGAGGATCATCAACTTTCTTGGAAAATCTTGA